A single region of the Anaerostipes rhamnosivorans genome encodes:
- the rsxC gene encoding electron transport complex subunit RsxC, whose amino-acid sequence MALFTFSGGVHPDDGKEYAKNSPITEYLPKGDVVLPVGQHIGAPAKPIVQKGDQVLAGQKVAEAGGFVSANIFSSVSGTVKTIEPRVTPAGAKVNAIVIENDGEFKEAEFKAKPYKEMTKDEILAAIKEAGIVGLGGAGFPTHVKLAPKDPDAIEYIIVNGAECEPYITGDYRIMMETPEVLVEGLNIVLDLFPKAKGIIAVEDNKKDAIAKVSECVKGDSRITVAELKTKYPQGAERSLIYATTGRAINSSMLPADAGCIVDNVATIVAIKDAVKEGRPLFRRVVTVTGDAIESPKNLLVRTGTNVNELIEAAGGFKGQPEKVISGGPMMGMAMFTTDVPAVKTFSSLLAFTKDPVSAVEPSNCINCGRCVSVCPQKLMPARLSVLADNNNFEAFEALHGDECVECGCCSFICPAKRNLAQSMKTGRKQVLANRRKK is encoded by the coding sequence ATGGCATTGTTTACATTTAGCGGCGGAGTTCATCCGGATGACGGGAAAGAATACGCAAAAAATTCCCCAATCACGGAATATCTGCCAAAAGGAGATGTTGTTTTACCTGTCGGCCAGCATATTGGAGCACCTGCGAAACCGATCGTACAAAAGGGTGACCAGGTACTGGCGGGACAGAAAGTAGCGGAAGCAGGCGGTTTTGTATCCGCAAATATTTTCAGCTCTGTTTCTGGAACTGTAAAAACAATTGAGCCGAGAGTGACTCCTGCCGGAGCAAAGGTAAATGCAATTGTAATCGAGAACGACGGAGAGTTCAAAGAAGCGGAATTTAAGGCAAAGCCGTATAAGGAAATGACCAAGGACGAGATCCTTGCCGCCATCAAAGAAGCGGGGATCGTGGGACTTGGAGGGGCAGGATTCCCTACCCATGTAAAACTAGCTCCGAAAGATCCTGATGCCATCGAGTATATCATTGTCAACGGAGCAGAGTGTGAGCCTTACATAACTGGAGATTACCGGATCATGATGGAAACTCCGGAGGTCCTCGTGGAAGGGCTGAATATCGTACTGGATTTATTCCCAAAAGCAAAGGGGATCATTGCGGTGGAGGACAACAAAAAAGATGCCATTGCCAAAGTGAGCGAGTGTGTCAAAGGAGATTCCAGGATAACAGTAGCCGAATTAAAGACTAAATATCCTCAGGGAGCAGAGCGTTCCCTGATCTATGCCACCACCGGAAGAGCGATCAATTCCAGCATGCTGCCGGCTGACGCAGGATGTATTGTGGATAATGTTGCGACCATTGTTGCCATCAAGGATGCGGTGAAAGAAGGAAGACCTCTATTCAGACGCGTTGTGACAGTGACTGGGGATGCCATTGAGAGTCCGAAAAACCTTCTTGTGCGTACCGGAACCAATGTCAATGAACTGATCGAAGCAGCAGGAGGATTCAAAGGACAGCCTGAAAAGGTGATCTCCGGAGGACCGATGATGGGAATGGCCATGTTTACCACGGATGTCCCGGCGGTCAAGACATTTTCCTCTCTGCTGGCATTTACAAAAGATCCTGTATCAGCAGTGGAGCCTAGCAACTGTATCAACTGTGGGCGCTGTGTCAGTGTCTGTCCTCAGAAGTTAATGCCGGCAAGGTTGTCCGTTCTGGCAGATAACAACAATTTTGAAGCATTTGAAGCGCTTCACGGAGATGAGTGTGTGGAATGCGGGTGCTGTTCTTTTATCTGTCCGGCGAAGAGAAACCTGGCACAGTCAATGAAGACAGGACGTAAGCAGGTCTTGGCAAATCGTAGAAAGAAGTAA
- the nrdG gene encoding anaerobic ribonucleoside-triphosphate reductase activating protein → MRYAQIRKIDISNGTGIRTSLFVQGCRRMCKGCFNPETWDFNGGLEWDEHSEEQFLTLTGGEHITGATILGGEPMEPENRETVKEVLKKLKQRYPEKTTWMYSSYLYAEIMDFDPEVLRYLDVLVDGPFVEEQKDLNLRFRGSKNQRVIDVQASLKNGDVVLLDF, encoded by the coding sequence ATGCGGTACGCACAGATCAGAAAAATTGATATTTCCAACGGGACCGGCATCCGGACGTCCCTGTTTGTGCAGGGCTGCAGAAGAATGTGCAAAGGCTGCTTTAATCCGGAAACATGGGATTTTAACGGTGGATTGGAATGGGATGAGCATTCAGAAGAACAATTCCTTACGCTGACCGGAGGAGAACATATCACAGGCGCCACCATTCTGGGAGGAGAACCCATGGAGCCTGAAAACCGTGAAACCGTCAAGGAAGTATTAAAAAAACTGAAACAGCGGTACCCCGAAAAAACTACTTGGATGTATTCCTCCTATTTATACGCGGAGATCATGGATTTTGATCCGGAGGTTCTCAGGTACCTGGATGTTTTGGTGGACGGTCCTTTCGTAGAAGAACAGAAGGATTTGAACTTAAGATTCCGCGGCAGCAAAAACCAAAGGGTGATCGATGTGCAGGCATCCCTGAAAAATGGAGACGTAGTGCTTCTTGATTTCTAA
- a CDS encoding RnfABCDGE type electron transport complex subunit D gives MNETLYRVSANPHVRDKSSTQSIMLDVILALLPATVFGIYIFGASAAVTIAVSIVTCVAAEYIYQKLMKQKVSVGDLSAVVTGLLLALNLPAGVPFWMPVLGGIFAIIVVKQVFGGLGQNFMNPALGARCFLMISFAARMTTFTYDGVTTATPLALLKAGKSVDLGRIFTGFIPGTIGETSAVLLILGGIYLVLKKVISPMIPCIYVATVAVFVLLFGGHGFDLTYMASEIFAGGLMLGAIFMATDYVTSPITSKGKIIFAVLCGLLTGIFRLFGPMAEGVSYSIIIANLIVPLIEKITVPTPFGIVKAKGGKDNE, from the coding sequence ATGAACGAAACATTATATCGTGTTTCAGCAAACCCGCACGTAAGGGACAAAAGCTCAACACAAAGCATTATGCTGGACGTAATCCTTGCATTACTCCCGGCTACAGTTTTTGGTATCTATATCTTCGGTGCATCTGCGGCTGTGACTATTGCGGTTTCTATCGTTACCTGCGTAGCTGCCGAGTATATCTATCAGAAATTAATGAAACAAAAAGTATCAGTAGGTGATTTAAGCGCGGTCGTAACCGGCCTTCTGCTGGCACTCAACCTGCCGGCAGGCGTTCCATTCTGGATGCCGGTACTGGGCGGTATATTTGCGATCATCGTCGTAAAACAGGTTTTCGGAGGATTGGGCCAGAATTTCATGAACCCTGCATTGGGTGCCCGTTGTTTCCTGATGATCTCCTTTGCGGCAAGGATGACTACATTTACCTATGACGGAGTGACCACAGCCACACCTCTGGCCCTGCTGAAAGCAGGAAAGAGCGTAGATCTTGGAAGGATCTTTACAGGATTTATTCCGGGTACGATTGGAGAGACATCTGCCGTACTTCTGATCTTAGGCGGCATTTACCTTGTATTAAAGAAAGTTATCTCACCGATGATCCCATGTATCTACGTGGCAACGGTGGCTGTTTTTGTATTGCTTTTTGGAGGACATGGCTTCGATCTTACTTATATGGCGTCTGAGATTTTTGCAGGCGGACTGATGCTCGGCGCGATCTTTATGGCAACCGACTATGTGACCTCACCGATCACTTCCAAGGGCAAGATCATCTTCGCCGTTCTGTGCGGACTTCTGACCGGTATTTTCCGTCTGTTCGGGCCGATGGCAGAGGGTGTTTCTTATTCCATCATCATTGCGAACCTGATTGTTCCTCTGATTGAGAAGATTACAGTTCCGACACCGTTTGGAATTGTGAAGGCAAAAGGAGGCAAAGACAATGAATAA
- a CDS encoding glutamate-5-semialdehyde dehydrogenase, whose translation MLEQLGKQAKEASVILAQAAMNDKNELLREAADQLVTNQNYILSENVKDVKAAMERGMSEALVDRLTLTVDRIEGMSEGLRQVADLEDPIGAVTEMKPNKSGLLIGKKVVPLGVVGIIYESRPNVTADAFALCFKTGNACLLRGGSDAIHSNIAITKVLQEALEKKKMPISSIQLLEDTSRETATKMMQMNEYIDVLIPRGGAGLIQSVVKNSTVPVIETGTGNCHTYVDEFADPEMAVNIVVNAKTQRLGTCNTCESLVIHKNAVQTHLPAIVEALLQKGVQVRGDERVMAVNDQVLKASEEDWGTEYLDAVISVKVVDSFDEAIEHINRYNTKHSEAIITDSYSRAQEFLDRIDAAAVYVNASTRFTDGFEFGFGAEIGISTQKIHARGPMGLNALTTTKFIIYGNGQTRR comes from the coding sequence ATGTTAGAGCAATTAGGAAAACAGGCAAAAGAAGCATCTGTGATTCTGGCCCAGGCAGCCATGAATGACAAAAATGAACTGCTCCGGGAAGCGGCAGACCAGCTGGTCACAAACCAGAATTACATTTTATCTGAGAATGTAAAGGATGTGAAGGCGGCCATGGAGAGGGGCATGTCAGAGGCATTGGTGGACCGGCTCACCCTGACGGTGGACCGGATTGAGGGCATGTCAGAAGGCCTTCGGCAGGTAGCGGACTTAGAGGATCCCATCGGGGCTGTCACAGAGATGAAGCCCAATAAGAGCGGACTGCTCATAGGAAAAAAGGTGGTACCTCTTGGCGTTGTGGGGATTATCTATGAGTCCCGCCCAAACGTCACCGCAGATGCGTTTGCCCTGTGTTTTAAGACGGGGAATGCATGTCTGCTCCGGGGCGGCAGCGATGCTATACATTCCAATATCGCTATAACAAAAGTCCTCCAGGAAGCCTTGGAAAAGAAGAAGATGCCGATATCCAGCATCCAGCTTCTGGAAGATACAAGCAGGGAGACTGCCACAAAGATGATGCAGATGAACGAATATATCGATGTGCTGATTCCAAGAGGCGGGGCAGGGCTGATTCAGAGTGTTGTAAAGAACAGCACCGTGCCGGTGATCGAGACGGGAACCGGCAACTGCCATACCTATGTGGATGAGTTCGCGGACCCTGAGATGGCAGTAAATATCGTGGTCAATGCCAAAACCCAGAGACTGGGAACTTGTAATACCTGTGAATCCCTTGTCATCCATAAGAATGCCGTGCAGACTCATCTGCCGGCTATCGTGGAGGCTCTGCTGCAAAAAGGTGTGCAGGTCAGGGGAGACGAGAGAGTCATGGCGGTCAATGACCAGGTGTTGAAAGCTTCCGAGGAGGACTGGGGCACAGAGTATTTAGATGCTGTGATCTCTGTAAAGGTGGTCGACAGCTTCGATGAAGCGATTGAACATATCAACCGCTACAACACAAAACATTCAGAGGCTATCATCACAGACTCCTATTCCCGTGCTCAGGAATTTTTAGACAGGATTGATGCGGCGGCCGTTTATGTGAATGCCTCTACCAGATTCACGGACGGGTTTGAGTTCGGATTCGGGGCAGAGATTGGAATCAGTACCCAGAAGATCCATGCCAGGGGGCCTATGGGACTGAACGCCCTTACGACCACCAAATTTATTATTTACGGAAACGGGCAGACAAGGCGTTAG
- the nrdD gene encoding anaerobic ribonucleoside-triphosphate reductase — MKVIKRNGSKVEFDPAKIELAILKAMRYGSGVVDEKCAKDISFEIHEQHQGDEDISIYRIEDQVFEKLIEKQQILTAKAYEGYRKVREFQRETNTIDNEVFGIVTGENQEALDENSNKDPNILATQRDLIAGEFSRDYCRRMMLPPKIVQAHDDGIIHFHDMDYYIQQMHNCDLVDLKDMFRNGTVINGKLIETPKSLQTACTVATQIVQQVANGQYGGQTISLAHIAPFVRVSFEKHKDKVRKEGEMIGKAYTEQEVELIANDRLHDEIVSGIQTIQYQINTFSTTNGQAPFLSVFMYISEEPEYEKETAMLIEEMLKQRYEGMKNPVGAYVTPAFPKLLYVLDENNVPKDSQYRYLTDLAVKCVAKRMMPDFISAKIMRKNYQGEVFPCMGCRSFLAPWKDEDGNYKWYGRFNQGVVTINLADVGLSAEQDMDKFWNILEERLSLCREALMLRHESLKGTLSDVSPIHWQFGAIARLKPGETIDKLLEGGYSTLSLGYIGLYECVLSLLGKSHTTKEGDELSVEIMKRLRGACDQWKEETGLGFSVYGTPAESTTYTFARSLKKRFGIVEGITDKDYITNSYHVNVTEPIDAFEKLGFEAKFQSISSGGAISYVEVTNLNQNPEALSMLIDYMYDTIQYAEINTKSDYCQECGFDGEILLDENYEWYCPNCGNKSHKTLNVCRRTCGYLGDNFWNKGRTQEIGERFVHLDNQMQEVN, encoded by the coding sequence ATGAAAGTTATTAAGAGAAATGGCAGTAAAGTGGAGTTTGATCCGGCTAAAATTGAACTTGCCATCTTAAAAGCAATGCGGTATGGAAGCGGAGTGGTAGACGAGAAATGCGCAAAAGATATTTCCTTTGAGATCCATGAGCAGCATCAGGGAGATGAGGATATCAGCATTTATCGTATTGAGGACCAGGTTTTTGAAAAGCTGATCGAAAAGCAGCAGATTCTCACAGCCAAAGCTTACGAAGGCTACCGGAAGGTCCGGGAGTTCCAGAGAGAGACCAATACCATTGATAATGAGGTGTTTGGGATCGTGACAGGGGAAAACCAGGAGGCCCTGGATGAGAACTCCAACAAGGATCCGAATATCCTGGCAACCCAGAGAGACTTGATCGCCGGAGAATTTTCCAGGGACTACTGCCGGCGAATGATGCTGCCGCCTAAAATCGTTCAGGCACATGATGACGGGATCATTCATTTTCACGACATGGATTATTATATCCAGCAGATGCACAACTGCGACCTAGTGGACTTAAAGGATATGTTCAGAAACGGGACTGTCATAAACGGAAAACTGATCGAGACGCCCAAGTCTCTTCAGACGGCATGTACGGTGGCGACCCAGATTGTACAGCAGGTGGCCAACGGACAGTATGGCGGCCAGACCATATCTTTGGCGCATATCGCTCCTTTTGTGAGAGTCAGCTTTGAAAAGCATAAGGATAAGGTTAGAAAAGAAGGAGAGATGATCGGCAAAGCATATACGGAGCAGGAAGTGGAGCTGATCGCAAATGACCGCCTGCACGATGAAATCGTATCGGGAATCCAGACGATCCAGTATCAGATCAACACCTTTTCCACCACCAATGGTCAGGCGCCGTTTTTATCTGTATTTATGTACATAAGCGAAGAGCCGGAATATGAGAAAGAGACGGCAATGCTCATTGAGGAGATGTTAAAGCAGCGCTATGAAGGTATGAAAAATCCGGTAGGGGCCTATGTGACACCTGCATTTCCGAAGCTTTTATATGTACTGGATGAAAATAATGTTCCGAAAGACAGTCAGTACCGGTATCTGACGGATCTGGCAGTCAAATGTGTAGCCAAGCGCATGATGCCTGACTTCATATCTGCAAAAATCATGAGAAAGAATTACCAGGGGGAAGTTTTCCCATGCATGGGCTGCAGAAGCTTTTTGGCTCCATGGAAGGATGAGGACGGAAATTATAAATGGTACGGAAGATTCAACCAGGGTGTTGTGACCATCAATTTGGCCGATGTAGGGCTGTCCGCAGAACAGGATATGGACAAGTTCTGGAACATTCTTGAGGAAAGGCTGAGCCTTTGCAGAGAGGCCTTGATGCTCCGCCATGAAAGCCTCAAGGGAACATTATCCGATGTGAGCCCGATCCACTGGCAGTTTGGTGCCATTGCAAGGCTGAAGCCGGGTGAGACCATCGACAAGCTGCTGGAAGGCGGATATTCCACTCTTTCCCTTGGCTATATCGGACTGTATGAGTGTGTGCTTTCTCTTCTTGGGAAAAGCCACACAACAAAAGAAGGGGATGAGTTATCTGTCGAGATCATGAAACGTTTGAGAGGCGCATGTGATCAATGGAAGGAAGAGACGGGACTTGGATTCAGTGTATACGGAACACCAGCGGAGTCAACAACCTATACATTCGCACGAAGCCTGAAGAAACGGTTTGGTATCGTGGAAGGCATCACAGATAAAGATTACATCACAAACTCTTACCATGTAAATGTGACAGAACCCATAGATGCTTTTGAAAAGCTTGGATTTGAAGCTAAATTTCAGAGCATTTCCTCTGGCGGAGCCATCAGCTATGTGGAAGTGACCAATTTGAACCAGAATCCAGAAGCCCTTTCCATGCTGATCGACTATATGTATGACACTATCCAGTATGCAGAAATCAATACCAAGTCTGATTACTGCCAGGAATGTGGATTTGACGGGGAGATCCTTCTGGATGAGAATTACGAATGGTACTGCCCAAACTGCGGCAATAAGAGCCACAAGACCTTAAATGTCTGCCGCAGGACCTGTGGATATCTGGGCGACAACTTTTGGAATAAGGGAAGGACCCAGGAGATCGGGGAGCGCTTTGTACATTTGGATAACCAGATGCAAGAGGTGAACTGA
- a CDS encoding BaiN/RdsA family NAD(P)/FAD-dependent oxidoreductase: protein MKYDVIIAGGGASGMTAAITAAGRGCSVLVLERMEKLGKKILATGNGRCNLTNSFLDQDCYRGEKPGFPYSMLEQFGVPETLDFFQSMGMLTTDLDGYYYPASMQASTVVDTLAGKIKSLDIDVKTEALVEEIKKIKDTFYIKSGKDQYQGRNVILAAGGMAQEKLGSNGSGYGLAKSLGHTVTDLFPALVALESGEPFFKYLAGVRNGSSLSVYVNGQKKVSQEGEVQFTKYGISGIPVFQVSRYAIDALRKKKKVEIILNLMPEQITLKEMMEYFRKVGSYKTAEEFLQGFMNKKLAFTVLNRLKIRPETSVKELGQKELRQIRTMIQKFTVPISGYKGFDMAQVTAGGVSVKEVMEGTLESKIHRGLYFTGEILDVDGTCGGYNLQWAFTSGYIAGNQIKAGNQ from the coding sequence ATGAAATATGATGTAATCATCGCAGGAGGCGGAGCATCTGGTATGACGGCAGCTATCACAGCGGCCGGCAGAGGATGCTCCGTCCTTGTGCTGGAACGGATGGAAAAACTGGGGAAAAAGATCCTGGCAACAGGCAACGGACGGTGCAATCTGACCAACAGCTTTCTGGACCAGGACTGTTACCGGGGAGAAAAACCGGGCTTTCCCTATTCGATGCTGGAACAATTCGGGGTACCTGAAACCCTGGATTTTTTTCAGTCCATGGGGATGCTTACCACGGATTTAGACGGTTATTACTATCCTGCATCCATGCAGGCATCCACGGTAGTTGACACATTGGCCGGTAAGATAAAGAGCCTGGATATTGATGTGAAAACAGAGGCTTTAGTTGAGGAAATCAAAAAGATTAAGGATACATTTTATATAAAAAGCGGAAAAGACCAGTACCAGGGCAGAAACGTCATATTGGCAGCCGGTGGAATGGCACAGGAGAAGCTTGGAAGCAACGGAAGTGGCTACGGATTGGCAAAAAGCCTGGGGCATACAGTGACGGATCTGTTTCCTGCTCTGGTGGCGCTGGAGTCTGGAGAACCATTTTTTAAATATTTGGCAGGGGTCCGCAATGGATCCAGCCTCTCTGTTTATGTGAACGGTCAGAAAAAAGTCTCACAGGAGGGAGAGGTCCAGTTTACCAAATATGGAATATCGGGGATACCGGTGTTTCAGGTCAGCAGGTACGCTATTGACGCTCTCAGAAAGAAAAAGAAAGTGGAGATCATTTTAAATCTGATGCCGGAACAGATCACATTGAAGGAGATGATGGAATATTTCCGTAAGGTGGGAAGTTACAAGACGGCGGAGGAATTTCTTCAGGGATTTATGAATAAGAAATTGGCATTTACTGTGCTTAACCGTCTAAAGATCCGCCCTGAAACCAGTGTAAAAGAACTTGGACAGAAGGAACTGAGACAGATCCGCACGATGATACAGAAATTTACGGTTCCTATTTCGGGGTACAAAGGGTTTGATATGGCACAGGTCACTGCAGGCGGGGTCTCTGTGAAAGAAGTTATGGAGGGAACCCTGGAATCTAAGATCCACAGGGGACTGTATTTTACTGGAGAGATCCTGGATGTGGACGGTACCTGCGGCGGTTACAATTTACAATGGGCTTTTACCTCAGGGTACATAGCGGGAAATCAGATAAAGGCGGGAAATCAATGA
- a CDS encoding NAD(P)/FAD-dependent oxidoreductase → MIRISQIKLPAVHTKKQLEQKIKKEVHYAQFQTYEIFKRSLDARKKDQISYVYTVDVEMEREQEFLKRNKNSKITKVEKKQYHIPVCKKEIPARPVVIGMGPAGLFAALVLAEVGLKPVLVERGKPVEERMKDVDAFWETGVLNPESNVQFGEGGAGTFSDGKLNTAVKDKFGRNRFVLETFVKYGAPEEILYDGKPHIGTDLLCKVVANMRAAICHAGGEVLFESKVTDIRTEDHRLSGLVINGAELLECEAAVLAVGHSARDTFEMLYDRKLFMTPKSFAIGVRVEHPRQRIDESQYGKAAESGKLPTASYKLTYRASNGRSVYSFCMCPGGFVVNASSENGRLTVNGMSNHDRMAENSNSAIIASVTPEDFGDDHPLAGVSFQRKWEEKAYQAGRGRIPVQKLSDFRENRASECFGAILPNTKGKTAFANIRECLPDEISEAILEGMDAFEKKIRGFSDGDTVLSGIEARTSSPLRMERDETFQGSIPGIYPCGEGAGYAGGITSAAIDGIKTAEQLIENMGKKYNIL, encoded by the coding sequence ATGATCAGAATCAGTCAGATAAAGCTTCCGGCAGTACACACAAAAAAACAGCTGGAACAGAAGATAAAGAAGGAAGTACATTACGCGCAGTTTCAAACCTATGAGATCTTTAAACGTTCTTTGGATGCGAGAAAAAAAGATCAGATCAGCTATGTGTATACAGTTGACGTAGAAATGGAGCGGGAGCAGGAGTTTCTGAAAAGAAACAAAAATTCTAAAATAACAAAAGTAGAAAAGAAACAGTATCATATCCCGGTGTGCAAAAAAGAAATCCCGGCACGTCCTGTGGTGATCGGCATGGGGCCGGCCGGATTGTTTGCCGCCCTGGTACTGGCTGAAGTCGGATTAAAGCCGGTGCTTGTGGAGCGGGGAAAACCCGTGGAGGAGCGTATGAAGGATGTGGATGCCTTTTGGGAGACCGGGGTCCTGAATCCTGAGTCCAATGTCCAGTTCGGAGAAGGAGGTGCCGGAACCTTTTCTGACGGTAAGCTGAATACCGCAGTGAAAGATAAGTTTGGGCGGAACCGGTTTGTGCTGGAGACCTTCGTAAAGTACGGAGCTCCGGAAGAAATCTTATATGACGGAAAGCCTCATATCGGTACGGATCTGCTCTGTAAAGTGGTGGCAAATATGAGAGCTGCCATCTGCCATGCAGGGGGAGAGGTTTTGTTTGAGAGTAAGGTGACGGACATCCGGACAGAGGATCACAGACTGTCTGGCCTGGTCATTAATGGCGCAGAATTATTGGAGTGTGAAGCGGCAGTGCTCGCGGTGGGGCACAGCGCCAGGGATACCTTCGAAATGCTGTATGACAGAAAACTTTTTATGACTCCAAAGTCCTTTGCCATCGGCGTGCGGGTGGAGCATCCGAGACAAAGGATCGACGAATCCCAGTATGGAAAAGCGGCAGAGAGCGGGAAACTGCCCACAGCGTCATATAAATTAACGTACCGGGCATCCAATGGAAGAAGCGTTTATTCCTTCTGCATGTGTCCGGGAGGATTTGTGGTCAATGCATCCTCTGAAAATGGAAGGCTGACGGTCAACGGAATGAGTAACCATGACCGTATGGCAGAGAACTCAAACAGCGCGATCATTGCCAGTGTGACACCGGAGGACTTTGGCGACGACCATCCGCTTGCAGGTGTCAGCTTTCAGAGAAAATGGGAAGAGAAAGCTTATCAGGCTGGCAGGGGAAGGATTCCGGTCCAGAAGCTTTCCGATTTCAGGGAAAACAGGGCGAGCGAGTGTTTTGGAGCCATTCTTCCGAATACAAAAGGGAAAACGGCATTTGCAAACATAAGGGAGTGTCTCCCAGATGAAATTTCTGAAGCGATCTTGGAAGGTATGGATGCTTTTGAGAAAAAGATCAGAGGATTCTCAGATGGGGACACTGTTTTAAGCGGGATTGAGGCGAGGACCTCTTCGCCGCTCAGGATGGAGAGGGACGAAACTTTTCAGGGCAGTATCCCTGGCATTTACCCGTGTGGAGAAGGAGCCGGATATGCAGGAGGAATCACGTCTGCGGCCATAGACGGCATAAAGACGGCAGAACAATTAATCGAAAATATGGGTAAAAAATACAACATATTGTGA
- a CDS encoding RnfABCDGE type electron transport complex subunit G yields MNKSLVSDCIKLFIITLAAGLILGFVYNVTKDPIAKQEEKTKQEAYKAVFKDADRFEAVKLNTKEISKALKAKDLGQNTINEIAKAVDKNGKELGYVFSVTNPDGYGGDITLSVGVKDDGTVNGYETLTISETAGLGMKAKEDEFKSNFTNKKAKQFEVVKDGSGKNDDSKIDAISGATITSRAVTSGVNSCVALMDTLKGGN; encoded by the coding sequence ATGAATAAAAGTTTAGTAAGCGATTGTATTAAATTATTTATCATCACTCTGGCTGCCGGCCTGATCCTTGGTTTCGTCTACAACGTGACCAAAGATCCGATTGCAAAGCAGGAAGAAAAGACAAAACAGGAGGCGTACAAAGCAGTATTCAAAGACGCGGACCGTTTTGAAGCAGTGAAATTAAATACAAAAGAGATCAGTAAAGCTTTGAAGGCAAAAGACCTTGGACAGAATACAATCAACGAGATCGCCAAAGCAGTTGACAAGAACGGAAAAGAACTTGGATATGTTTTCTCTGTGACAAACCCTGACGGGTACGGCGGTGACATCACTCTTTCTGTAGGTGTGAAGGATGACGGTACGGTCAACGGATATGAGACCTTAACGATCTCCGAAACCGCAGGTCTTGGTATGAAGGCAAAAGAAGATGAATTCAAGAGCAACTTTACAAATAAAAAAGCAAAACAGTTTGAAGTCGTAAAAGACGGTTCCGGGAAGAATGACGACTCTAAGATCGACGCCATCAGCGGTGCTACGATCACCAGCCGCGCAGTCACAAGCGGAGTCAACAGCTGTGTTGCATTGATGGATACATTGAAAGGAGGTAATTGA
- the proB gene encoding glutamate 5-kinase, which produces MENREKLKNKKRIIVKVGTSSLIHPKTGQLNLFRLEKLVRVLTDLHNGGKDVILVSSGAIGVGFKALGLKERPDSLPMKQACSAVGQGQLMMIYQKLFAEYNQGSAQILITKETMLNDKRRFNARNTFNQLLSLGIIPIVNENDTVSTEEIEFGDNDTLSAVVTAVVEGDLLILLTDIDGLYTDDPHKNKRARLISEVPVITEEVENMAKGAVTKVGTGGMATKIAAANIVTDCGADMVIANSRDFNDLNRIVDGKDIGTLFLAHKREHFDFRKYLTECPYLNS; this is translated from the coding sequence ATGGAAAACAGAGAAAAACTAAAGAATAAGAAACGGATTATAGTAAAAGTAGGGACATCTTCCCTGATTCATCCAAAGACAGGACAGCTGAACCTGTTCCGTCTGGAGAAGCTGGTGAGAGTTTTAACGGATCTCCACAATGGCGGGAAGGACGTCATTCTAGTGTCATCAGGAGCCATTGGGGTCGGATTTAAAGCACTGGGCTTAAAGGAACGGCCCGATTCTCTGCCGATGAAGCAGGCATGCTCTGCCGTGGGACAGGGACAGCTGATGATGATCTACCAAAAGCTGTTTGCGGAGTACAACCAAGGCTCTGCACAGATATTGATCACAAAGGAAACCATGCTGAACGATAAACGCAGGTTTAATGCCAGAAATACATTCAACCAGCTGCTCAGTTTAGGCATCATTCCCATTGTAAATGAAAATGACACGGTATCCACGGAAGAGATCGAGTTCGGAGACAACGATACCTTATCTGCGGTGGTCACTGCGGTGGTGGAAGGAGATCTTTTGATCCTGCTGACGGATATCGATGGATTATATACCGATGACCCGCATAAAAATAAAAGAGCAAGACTGATCTCAGAGGTGCCTGTGATCACCGAAGAGGTGGAAAACATGGCCAAGGGCGCTGTCACCAAAGTGGGGACTGGAGGAATGGCAACAAAGATTGCGGCGGCTAACATTGTGACCGACTGCGGGGCTGATATGGTGATCGCCAACAGCCGGGACTTTAATGATCTGAATAGGATCGTGGACGGGAAAGACATCGGAACACTGTTTTTGGCCCATAAGAGAGAACATTTTGATTTCAGAAAGTATTTGACAGAATGTCCGTACTTAAATTCATAA
- a CDS encoding DUF896 domain-containing protein — MNEDKIRRINELYHLEKSVGLSEEEKKEQKKLRTEYIQSVRANLRGQLDNISIKNEDGSVTPLKPKGKH; from the coding sequence ATGAACGAAGACAAGATTAGAAGAATCAATGAACTGTATCATCTGGAAAAGTCCGTTGGGCTTTCGGAAGAAGAAAAGAAAGAACAAAAGAAACTGCGCACAGAGTATATCCAGTCTGTCCGGGCGAATCTGCGCGGCCAGCTTGATAATATCAGTATAAAGAATGAGGACGGAAGCGTTACTCCGCTGAAGCCGAAAGGAAAGCACTGA